A region of the Paenibacillus sp. J23TS9 genome:
ACCAAGGCCAAGATGGAAACACGGGTAACAATCCGGGCAATGGAGACCAGGGTAACGGCAGTGATAATGGTATTGGCAATAATGGCAACAATGGCAATAACCATGGCAATAACAATGGAAACAATAACGGAAACAATAACGGTAATGGAAATGGAAATGGTAGCGGTAGCGGGCAAGGCGGTGACCAAGGCGGTGGTACTGGATCAGGTACGGGGAACGGGAGTACTGATACCGGTACGATCGTTCCACCGGATAACGGTAGTGGTGGCTCTACGGATACGGGCTCCACTGGCGACGGTACTAGAAAGCCGGATAACATCGGCTCCGGACCGATTGAAGATGGAACGAACCCTTAATAACTGCATGTGGTACAGAAAATGAGCTCCCTTATGGGGGCTCTTTTCATTTTTTTGCTTATACAATAGGCCGTGCTTGCGCTATATTTAACTTATACATTTTGAGTGTGATTCCTAAATGTGATAAGCTGAAGCTAACATATTGGAGAGGGAAATTTCCATGAAACGAAAATTTGGAGATCGAGCGAACTGGCGCCGGATTTCCCGCCGGCGATTTGCCTGCCGTTATGTCGAAAGTGATTCATTCACCGGGTACATAACGCTCTACACGATTTACAACTTAAAAGAGCCACTATGGAAGCATTACGGGACCCATACCTACCGCATTGCGGATAAAGGCTATTCTTGGCTGCAGTATTTTCCTAAAAACAGTCATTACATTGTCACAGCCATGTTTGATGAACATCAGGAAATCATTCAATGGTACATAGACACCTGTAAGACGCAAGGAGTCACAGAACAGGGAGTCCCATGGTTTGATGATCTGTATTTGGATATCGTCGTCCTGAGAAACGGAGAAGTTTTCTTACTGGATGAGGATGAACTTGAGGAAGCCTTGGCACGCGGAGTGATTACACAAGACGATTACATGCTTGCGACAACAACGGCGCGGGAAGTGCTGCATGATATTAAAGCACATAAGTTTCCCTATTTCCTGATGTCATTGGATCAGCGCAAGCGGCTGTTTGAAAATGGGGATTTCAGGAGGAAAACATGACAATGTCTGAACGGGGACCGGTGATGCTGACGAGGAAAAGGCGCTCTCCCTTGAAAACCACTTTCTTTTGCATCGCTGCATTGGTGATTCTGGGTCTGCTGTGGACCGGGTTGGTGTGGTGGAAAATAGACAGTACCCAAAGCTCCAGCCTCAGCGGAGCCAGCGATGTCGGCATTGTTCTGGGAGCATCCATGTGGGGTGATTCTCCGAGTCCCGGCCTCAAAGAAAGGCTTGATGAAGCTTTGAAGCTGTATCAGGAGAAGAAGTTCAGCAGTATCATCGTCAGCGGCGGACTGGACAAGCCGGGAAATAAGTTTACGGAAGCGGAAGGCATGCGGAATTATTTGGTAGACCATGGCGTGCCTGAAGCAGCTATTATATTGGAAAACAAGGCGCGAAGCACCTATGAAAATCTTTTGTTCAGTCAAGAGATTATGAAGGAGCGCGGCTACTCCAGTGCTGTCATCGTAACTCATCAATATCATGGTATGCGCTCAAACGATATTGCAAAATATTTGAAATACGAGCAACCGCAGCTCGGTTTAACGGAATCTCGGACGCTTCAAATGAAATACCATAAGCCCAGGGAGGTACTGGCCTACACCAAATGGAAGATTGATGAGCTGCTGCTCTGGCTTGGCTGGAAATAAGCCTGAAACTGCTAATAACCACTCTTTAAGTAGAATACATTGAATAGAGAATACATCTCTGTGGATATGAGGTGATGGATGCATGAACGGGCGTGTTGCGGCCGCAAAGGGCCTGCCGGAAGGCAGGCCATCCAGACAAATCAATGTTATTTTACGCAACCAGGAGCCTCCTGTACTTAGCAGTGCTGTTCCCGAAAAAGAGTCTGTGACTGCACAAAAAAGCATTGTTCAGCACACTCTGTATCAGGAAATTGAAAGAGAGCTAGAAAAGCTCGTGGGTTTGGAGAATATCAAAGAATTTGTATTTGAAATCTATGCCTTGCTGCAGATCACACATATGCGCCAGGAAGCGGGTCTTGCCTGCGGAGGGCAGGTATATCATATGGTGTTCAAAGGGAACCCGGGTACGGGGAAAACAACGGTTGCACGCATTATTGCGAAGCTTTTTCAGAAGATGGGTGTACTCAGTAAAGGTCATTTGATTGAAGTGGAACGTGCGGATCTGGTTGGTGAATACATCGGACATACTGCACAGAAGACGAGAGATCTTGTTAAAAAAGCTCTTGGGGGCATTCTCTTTATCGATGAAGCCTATAGTCTTGCCCGT
Encoded here:
- a CDS encoding DUF402 domain-containing protein; this translates as MKRKFGDRANWRRISRRRFACRYVESDSFTGYITLYTIYNLKEPLWKHYGTHTYRIADKGYSWLQYFPKNSHYIVTAMFDEHQEIIQWYIDTCKTQGVTEQGVPWFDDLYLDIVVLRNGEVFLLDEDELEEALARGVITQDDYMLATTTAREVLHDIKAHKFPYFLMSLDQRKRLFENGDFRRKT
- a CDS encoding YdcF family protein — encoded protein: MSERGPVMLTRKRRSPLKTTFFCIAALVILGLLWTGLVWWKIDSTQSSSLSGASDVGIVLGASMWGDSPSPGLKERLDEALKLYQEKKFSSIIVSGGLDKPGNKFTEAEGMRNYLVDHGVPEAAIILENKARSTYENLLFSQEIMKERGYSSAVIVTHQYHGMRSNDIAKYLKYEQPQLGLTESRTLQMKYHKPREVLAYTKWKIDELLLWLGWK
- a CDS encoding AAA family ATPase; amino-acid sequence: MNGRVAAAKGLPEGRPSRQINVILRNQEPPVLSSAVPEKESVTAQKSIVQHTLYQEIERELEKLVGLENIKEFVFEIYALLQITHMRQEAGLACGGQVYHMVFKGNPGTGKTTVARIIAKLFQKMGVLSKGHLIEVERADLVGEYIGHTAQKTRDLVKKALGGILFIDEAYSLARGGEKDFGKEAIDTLVKAMEDHKNQFVLILAGYSEEIDFFLQTNPGLPSRFPIQVEFPDYSVDQLIQISELMAKERDYILMPQAIMKLRQHLIQEKTETEHAFSNARYVRNTIEKSIRNQAVRLLNVYANTNPGKLELMTLRTEDFKLELKGTV